In Acidaminococcus timonensis, one DNA window encodes the following:
- the glgD gene encoding glucose-1-phosphate adenylyltransferase subunit GlgD, translating into MTREMIGLINMRNALPLKEINESRPVTSIPIGGKYRLIDFTLSNMVNSGITTVGLLLPHQSRSILDHIRSGKEWGLAHKGDGLFYLPEENGKESEGDIDTYYKNLLFVKRGKSKYLLLSSGNMVINIDYEEALHFHRKHNADVTLIYQKVPADCPEEGYTLTFSDKDRVLELNKPATLSEGDNKFLGCILIDCEIFQDSIEKSYAEGYHHFIGDVLATSLKRLRVFGYEFKGYAKRVGSVESYFQVNMDLLDPRTWRELLNPNPQHRIYTKINDEAPAKYMEEAKASNCLIANGCIIEGTVENSIFFRRVKVGRNAVVKNSIIMQYTEIGDDARLDHVICDKNTVIQPEAALSGTDEQPLCIGKKAVL; encoded by the coding sequence ATGACCAGAGAAATGATCGGACTCATCAATATGCGCAATGCCCTGCCTCTGAAGGAAATCAACGAAAGCCGGCCGGTGACCAGCATCCCCATCGGGGGCAAATACCGGCTCATCGACTTCACCCTGAGCAACATGGTGAATTCCGGCATCACCACTGTGGGGCTGCTGCTGCCCCACCAGTCCCGTTCCATCCTGGACCATATCCGTTCCGGCAAGGAATGGGGCCTGGCCCACAAAGGCGACGGCCTGTTCTACCTGCCCGAGGAAAACGGCAAGGAAAGCGAAGGGGACATCGATACCTATTATAAGAACCTGCTGTTCGTGAAACGGGGCAAGAGCAAATACCTGCTCCTCAGTTCCGGCAACATGGTGATCAACATCGATTACGAGGAAGCCCTCCATTTCCACCGGAAACACAATGCGGACGTGACCCTGATCTACCAGAAGGTCCCGGCTGATTGTCCGGAGGAAGGCTATACCCTGACCTTCAGCGACAAGGACCGGGTCCTGGAACTGAACAAACCGGCCACCCTTTCCGAAGGGGACAACAAGTTCCTGGGCTGCATCCTGATCGATTGTGAAATATTCCAGGATTCCATTGAAAAATCCTATGCAGAAGGCTATCATCATTTCATCGGAGACGTACTGGCCACAAGCCTGAAGCGGCTGCGGGTGTTCGGGTATGAGTTCAAGGGCTATGCCAAAAGGGTGGGCAGCGTGGAAAGCTATTTCCAGGTGAACATGGACCTGCTGGATCCCAGGACCTGGCGGGAACTGCTGAACCCCAATCCCCAGCACCGGATCTACACCAAGATCAACGATGAGGCCCCGGCCAAATACATGGAAGAAGCCAAAGCCTCCAACTGTCTGATCGCTAACGGCTGCATCATCGAAGGCACGGTGGAGAATTCCATTTTCTTCCGCCGGGTAAAGGTGGGCAGGAACGCCGTGGTGAAAAACAGCATCATCATGCAGTATACGGAAATCGGTGATGATGCCCGTCTGGACCATGTGATCTGCGACAAGAACACGGTGATCCAGCCGGAAGCGGCTCTTTCGGGCACGGACGAACAGCCCCTGTGCATCGGCAAGAAGGCCGTACTGTAA
- a CDS encoding glycogen/starch/alpha-glucan phosphorylase, producing the protein MKKWQDKEEFKALFTEKAHILWEKEIQDMNRNEVYQTLAFMIRDLISDDWVATNRRYDQEKAKQVYYFSIEFLIGRLLDSNLIGLDMEALCREGLADLGWDLDQVIPAERDPGLGNGGLGRLAAGFIDSLAALQLPGHGNSIRYQYGLFKQKIIDEQQVELPDNWLVDGYPWEVKKVDKAVYVRFGGNAYMRPDGHGGLECVHEKYDTVRAVPYDVPIIGYHNDTVNTLRLWRAEYSREEVYRELTIGDRHRAFRYKDNVQQISRFLYPDDSTEEGRRLRLMQEYFFVSAGIQSIVRHYKKKYKKSLYDFHKYVAIHINDTHPALAIPELMRILMDDEGLSWDAAWEVTTKTMAYTNHTILPEAMEKWDIPLFKSLLPRIYLIIDEINRRWLEEVREVFPGDEEKARGVAVLWGGQVHMAHLAVLGSHSVNGVAEIHSQILKDSTLHPFYTCFPQRFSNKTNGITHRRWLIQSNPQLSALLDDCIGDGWRQDPSRLIEFEPYATDPEVQERLGRIKRARKEVLARYIEKTTGTTVDLDSIFDAQVKRIHLYKRQTLNILHVLYQYLQLRDHPEKTIIPHTYLFAGKAAASYGEAKETIRLINVVANLVNSDPRVSKLMKVVFLENYDVSLAQLIMPATDVSEQISTAGKEASGTGNMKFMMNGAITLGTLDGANVEIHREVGDDNCVIFGLRAEEVMAYYHNGNYSSWSMYTGDPDIHRLMDDLVNLKLGGEHFGMLYDSFLDRNDEYFVLKDFKPYCAAQEEIEQRYKDQKGWRKSSAINIAHSGYFSTDRTIRQYAEDIWHIKPVGPKK; encoded by the coding sequence ATGAAAAAGTGGCAGGATAAAGAGGAATTCAAGGCGCTATTTACCGAAAAGGCCCATATCCTGTGGGAAAAAGAGATCCAGGACATGAACCGGAATGAAGTGTACCAGACCCTGGCCTTCATGATCCGGGACCTGATCAGCGATGACTGGGTGGCCACCAACCGCCGGTATGACCAGGAAAAAGCCAAACAGGTGTACTATTTTTCCATTGAATTCCTGATCGGACGGCTGCTGGACTCCAACCTGATCGGGCTGGATATGGAGGCGCTGTGCCGGGAAGGGCTGGCTGACCTGGGCTGGGACCTGGACCAGGTGATCCCTGCAGAACGGGACCCGGGACTGGGTAACGGCGGCCTGGGACGGCTGGCAGCCGGCTTCATCGATTCTCTGGCCGCACTGCAGCTGCCCGGCCACGGCAACAGCATCCGCTACCAGTACGGCCTGTTCAAACAGAAGATCATCGACGAACAGCAGGTGGAGCTGCCTGACAACTGGCTGGTGGACGGCTACCCCTGGGAAGTGAAGAAGGTGGACAAGGCCGTGTACGTGCGGTTCGGAGGAAATGCCTATATGCGTCCGGACGGCCACGGCGGCCTGGAATGTGTCCATGAAAAATATGACACCGTACGGGCCGTGCCCTACGACGTGCCCATCATCGGCTACCACAACGACACGGTGAACACCCTGCGGCTGTGGCGGGCCGAATATTCCCGGGAGGAAGTGTACCGGGAACTGACCATCGGCGACCGGCACCGGGCCTTCCGCTACAAGGACAATGTGCAGCAGATCTCCCGGTTTTTATACCCGGATGACAGCACGGAGGAAGGCCGCCGGCTGCGGCTCATGCAGGAATACTTCTTCGTGAGCGCTGGCATCCAGAGCATTGTCCGCCATTACAAGAAAAAATATAAAAAGAGCCTGTACGATTTCCATAAATACGTGGCCATCCACATCAACGATACCCATCCGGCCCTGGCCATCCCCGAGCTCATGCGCATCCTCATGGATGACGAGGGGCTGAGCTGGGATGCGGCCTGGGAAGTGACCACGAAGACCATGGCCTACACGAACCACACCATTTTGCCGGAAGCCATGGAAAAATGGGATATCCCCTTGTTCAAGAGCCTGCTGCCCCGGATCTACCTGATCATCGACGAGATCAACCGCCGGTGGCTGGAAGAGGTGCGGGAAGTATTCCCCGGCGACGAGGAAAAGGCCAGGGGCGTGGCCGTGCTGTGGGGCGGACAGGTCCACATGGCCCATCTGGCCGTGCTGGGCAGCCACAGCGTGAACGGGGTGGCGGAAATCCATTCCCAGATCCTGAAGGATTCCACCCTGCACCCGTTCTACACCTGTTTCCCCCAGCGGTTCTCCAACAAGACCAACGGCATCACCCATCGTCGCTGGCTGATCCAGTCCAACCCCCAGCTGTCCGCCCTGCTGGATGACTGCATCGGGGACGGCTGGCGGCAGGACCCGTCCAGGCTCATCGAATTCGAGCCCTACGCCACGGATCCTGAAGTCCAGGAGCGCCTGGGCCGCATCAAGCGGGCCCGGAAGGAAGTATTGGCCCGGTACATCGAAAAGACCACCGGCACTACCGTGGACCTGGATTCCATCTTCGATGCCCAGGTAAAGCGCATCCATCTGTACAAGCGCCAGACCCTGAACATCCTCCACGTGCTGTACCAGTACCTGCAGCTGCGGGACCACCCGGAAAAGACCATCATCCCCCATACCTACCTGTTCGCCGGCAAGGCGGCAGCCAGCTACGGGGAAGCCAAGGAGACCATCCGGCTCATCAATGTGGTAGCCAACCTGGTGAACAGCGACCCCCGGGTGAGCAAGCTCATGAAAGTGGTGTTCCTGGAGAACTATGACGTGTCCCTGGCCCAGCTGATCATGCCGGCCACGGATGTGAGCGAGCAGATCTCCACTGCCGGCAAGGAAGCCTCCGGTACGGGCAACATGAAGTTCATGATGAACGGGGCCATCACCCTGGGCACCCTGGACGGGGCCAACGTGGAGATCCACCGGGAGGTGGGGGACGACAACTGTGTGATCTTCGGCCTGCGAGCCGAGGAAGTGATGGCTTACTACCACAACGGCAACTATTCCTCCTGGTCCATGTACACCGGCGACCCGGACATCCACCGTCTGATGGACGACCTGGTGAACCTGAAGCTGGGAGGCGAGCATTTCGGCATGCTGTACGATTCCTTCCTGGACCGGAACGACGAATACTTTGTGCTGAAGGATTTCAAGCCCTACTGTGCTGCCCAGGAAGAGATCGAACAGCGGTATAAGGACCAGAAGGGCTGGCGGAAGAGCAGTGCCATCAACATTGCTCATTCCGGCTATTTCTCCACCGACCGGACCATCCGCCAGTACGCGGAGGACATCTGGCACATCAAACCGGTGGGACCGAAAAAATAA
- the glgB gene encoding 1,4-alpha-glucan branching protein GlgB, with protein MKRSAIDEYSTFLYHQGTNYESYRLFGAHFTVYKRKPCVRFALWAPHAQKVSVVGDFNSWDPAASPMEKSPLGNGVWVAYIPGLKEGDLYKYAITTASGEEILKSDPYAFWSEVRPNTASRLTKLTYRWHDQKWQKQRPQYDSYHNPMLTYEVHLGSWRRGEEGRLLTYREIAPRLVEYVKEMHYTHIELMPLCEYPFDGSWGYQATGYFSATSRYGKPEDFMYLVDQCHKNGIGVILDWVPGHYCRDAHGLRLFDGEPCYESGNPSLAENKEWDTMNFDYGRTEVQSFLISSALFWLKEFHLDGLRIDAVANMLYLDYGKKPGEWTPNRNGGHENLEAVAFLQKLNTAVFEEVPQALMIAEESTAWPMVTRPVKDGGLGFNYKWNMGWMNDMLEYMSMDPLFRKDHQNLITFSLCYAFSENFILPLSHDEMVHGKKSLLDKMPGDYWQKFAGLRAFYGYWMTHPGKKLLFMGADFGQFIEWKYDDSLDWHLLDYPMHAAMHKYLQTLNGYYGAHRELWEEDYDWKGFQWISCDDCDNSVIAFCRLAGDEKAMTLVVCNFTPVVRHHYRIGAPRPGVYQEVLNSDATEFGGSGILNAGDLTTEAIPMHGRSQSLELTLPPLGTIYLQLVKEGDSHENPEDKKDPRSAEAGEAGSGH; from the coding sequence ATGAAGCGCAGCGCCATCGATGAATACAGTACGTTCCTGTACCATCAGGGAACGAATTATGAAAGCTATCGCCTGTTCGGGGCCCATTTCACCGTGTACAAACGGAAACCCTGTGTGCGCTTTGCCTTATGGGCACCTCATGCGCAGAAAGTCAGTGTAGTGGGGGATTTCAACAGCTGGGATCCGGCCGCAAGTCCCATGGAAAAAAGTCCCCTGGGAAACGGGGTATGGGTGGCCTACATCCCGGGCCTCAAGGAAGGGGATCTGTACAAATACGCCATCACCACGGCCAGCGGGGAGGAGATCCTGAAAAGCGATCCCTACGCCTTCTGGTCGGAGGTGCGGCCCAACACGGCCAGCCGGCTGACGAAGCTCACGTACCGGTGGCACGACCAGAAATGGCAGAAACAGCGGCCCCAGTACGATTCCTACCATAACCCCATGCTCACCTACGAAGTCCATCTGGGCTCCTGGCGCCGGGGCGAGGAAGGGCGGCTCCTGACCTACCGGGAAATCGCTCCCCGGCTGGTGGAATATGTCAAGGAGATGCACTATACCCACATCGAGCTGATGCCCCTGTGCGAGTATCCCTTCGACGGCTCCTGGGGTTACCAGGCCACCGGGTATTTTTCCGCCACCAGCCGCTACGGCAAACCGGAAGATTTCATGTACCTGGTGGACCAGTGCCACAAAAACGGTATCGGCGTGATCCTGGACTGGGTACCCGGCCACTACTGCCGGGATGCCCACGGGCTGCGGCTCTTCGACGGGGAACCCTGCTACGAATCAGGCAACCCCAGCCTGGCCGAGAACAAAGAGTGGGACACCATGAACTTCGACTACGGCCGCACGGAGGTGCAGTCGTTCCTGATCTCCAGCGCCCTGTTCTGGCTGAAGGAATTCCACCTGGACGGGCTGCGGATCGACGCCGTGGCCAACATGCTGTACCTGGATTACGGCAAAAAGCCCGGGGAATGGACCCCCAACAGGAACGGCGGCCATGAGAACCTGGAAGCCGTGGCCTTTTTGCAGAAGCTGAACACCGCCGTGTTCGAAGAAGTACCCCAGGCGCTCATGATTGCCGAAGAATCCACGGCCTGGCCCATGGTGACCCGTCCGGTGAAGGACGGCGGCCTGGGCTTCAACTACAAATGGAACATGGGCTGGATGAACGACATGCTGGAATACATGAGCATGGATCCCCTGTTCCGGAAAGACCACCAGAATCTGATTACCTTCTCGTTGTGCTACGCCTTCTCGGAGAACTTCATCCTGCCCCTTTCCCATGACGAAATGGTCCATGGGAAGAAATCCCTGCTGGACAAGATGCCGGGGGACTACTGGCAGAAGTTCGCCGGCCTGCGGGCTTTCTACGGCTACTGGATGACCCACCCGGGCAAGAAGCTCCTGTTCATGGGGGCCGATTTCGGCCAGTTCATCGAATGGAAGTATGACGACAGCCTGGACTGGCACCTGCTGGACTATCCCATGCATGCGGCCATGCACAAATATCTGCAGACCCTGAACGGATACTACGGAGCCCACCGGGAACTGTGGGAGGAAGACTACGACTGGAAGGGCTTCCAGTGGATCAGCTGTGACGACTGCGATAACAGCGTCATTGCCTTCTGCCGGCTGGCCGGAGACGAAAAAGCCATGACCCTGGTGGTGTGCAACTTCACCCCTGTGGTCCGTCATCACTACCGGATCGGAGCCCCCCGGCCCGGTGTATATCAGGAAGTATTGAACAGCGACGCCACGGAGTTCGGAGGTTCAGGCATCCTGAATGCGGGGGATCTCACCACCGAAGCGATCCCCATGCACGGACGTTCCCAATCCCTGGAACTGACCCTGCCGCCGCTGGGTACCATTTATTTGCAACTGGTAAAGGAAGGTGATTCCCATGAGAACCCTGAAGACAAAAAAGACCCGCGTTCGGCGGAAGCTGGTGAAGCGGGAAGTGGCCATTGA
- the glgA gene encoding glycogen synthase GlgA, translated as MKVLFVASEAVPFIKTGGLADVMGALPRSLAAKGLDVRLVIPKYSRIGQEWKNKMQEVVRGQVNLAWRQQYYGVEEVQLDGVTCYFIDNEYYFKRDKLYGYGDDAERFAYFCRAVLTMLPKVGFHPDVLHCNDWHTGLMGVYLKEDFQHDPWYQGIKVVYTIHNLKYQGIYDRSIMSDIIGLPQELFDNGNLECNGCVNYMKSGLVYADQITTVSPTYAKEITYPYFGEGLDGYIRDHQDKVTGIINGLDTRAYDPATDPFLKARYTVENVRAAKRVDKDALRQQLGLRIKRGVPMLAMVTRLTESKGLDLVTRIMDELLEEDVQLVVVGTGDKEYEDYFRGLAQRHPTKCSAHLCFNEALAHQVYAAADIFLMPSRYEPCGLSQLIALRYGTIPVVRETGGLKDTVQPYDKYTKQGNGFTFADYNAHELLFTTKRAMGCYEDAAQWDSLIHNAMTSDFGWDRSAEAYLALYQKVTE; from the coding sequence CTGAAGGTCCTGTTCGTGGCTTCCGAAGCCGTGCCCTTCATCAAGACCGGCGGCCTGGCCGACGTAATGGGAGCCCTGCCCCGTTCTCTGGCGGCCAAAGGCCTGGACGTACGGCTGGTCATCCCCAAATACAGCCGGATCGGCCAGGAATGGAAGAACAAGATGCAGGAAGTGGTGCGGGGACAGGTGAACCTGGCCTGGCGCCAGCAGTACTATGGCGTGGAAGAAGTGCAGCTGGACGGGGTGACCTGTTACTTCATCGACAACGAATACTATTTCAAGCGGGACAAGCTGTACGGCTATGGTGATGACGCCGAACGGTTCGCCTATTTCTGCCGGGCCGTATTGACCATGCTGCCCAAAGTGGGCTTCCATCCCGATGTGCTCCACTGCAACGACTGGCACACGGGCCTGATGGGGGTGTACCTGAAGGAAGACTTCCAGCATGATCCCTGGTACCAGGGCATCAAAGTGGTATACACCATCCACAACCTGAAATACCAGGGCATTTATGACCGGAGCATCATGAGCGACATCATCGGCCTGCCCCAGGAACTGTTCGACAACGGCAACCTGGAATGCAACGGCTGCGTGAACTATATGAAGTCCGGTCTGGTCTATGCGGACCAGATCACCACCGTGAGCCCCACCTATGCCAAAGAGATCACCTATCCCTACTTCGGAGAAGGGCTGGACGGGTACATCCGGGATCACCAGGACAAGGTGACGGGCATCATCAACGGCCTGGACACCCGGGCCTATGACCCGGCCACAGACCCCTTCCTGAAGGCACGGTACACCGTGGAGAACGTGCGGGCGGCCAAGCGGGTGGACAAGGATGCCCTGCGGCAGCAGCTGGGCCTGCGGATCAAACGGGGCGTCCCCATGCTGGCCATGGTGACCCGGCTGACCGAAAGCAAGGGCCTGGATCTGGTGACCCGGATCATGGACGAACTGCTGGAGGAAGATGTACAGCTGGTAGTGGTGGGCACCGGCGACAAAGAATACGAGGACTATTTCCGGGGCCTGGCCCAGCGCCATCCCACCAAATGCTCGGCCCATCTGTGCTTCAATGAAGCCCTGGCCCACCAGGTGTATGCAGCGGCGGACATATTCCTCATGCCCTCCCGGTACGAGCCCTGTGGCCTGAGCCAGCTGATTGCCCTGCGCTACGGCACCATCCCGGTGGTCCGGGAAACCGGCGGCCTGAAAGACACGGTACAGCCCTACGACAAATACACGAAGCAGGGCAACGGGTTCACCTTTGCCGATTACAACGCCCATGAACTGCTGTTCACCACCAAGCGGGCCATGGGCTGCTACGAAGATGCGGCCCAGTGGGACTCTTTGATCCACAATGCCATGACCAGCGACTTCGGCTGGGACCGTTCGGCAGAGGCGTACCTGGCGCTGTATCAGAAAGTGACGGAGTGA
- the malQ gene encoding 4-alpha-glucanotransferase, protein MTVQVWHDSHNPYDRFPFGAAPAGSSVFLRLETDGQDLEGLTVTLRVWQNGAGETITPMVREGNTFTGVLALPRTGCLLWYYFILEQQGRRWYYGNNAGQLGGRGQQWAKEPASYQITVFEKEIHTPDWFKEAIVYQIFPDRFRRGRNTTATLTGKTGAVLHSDWNDRPAYWKDPATGDILYYDFFGGNLAGIREKFDYLKSLGVTALYLNPVFEAVSNHRYDTGDYHKIDPFLGTNEEFTRFCKAAGEAGLQVILDGVFSHTGADSRYFNKFGHYPETGAYQSPQSPYYSWYRFSHYPDDYEAWWGVKDLPNVDEMNPSYLNFIIREPHSVLKEWLKMGISGWRLDVIDELPEPFLQLFYRTLKKENPDAVLIGEVWEDASNKVSYGQQRQYLCGRDMDSAMNYAQRALQLDYVLGKQPAEAMAMGLQKLWENYPLEHTYAMLNLIGSHDVERVLTLLTDGGAAGSRDAAEAGKARLHLLLTWQFTQPGAPCIYYGDEVGVTGRKDPDNRRTYPWGREDREILGWVRKLAELRQSHAALRTGRFLPVYASGDGFAFVRSIEGGRDVFGHKAEDGAFLVALNRNGTQSATLTIHSDGLLAGTWHCVAGELEAPLRNSDGDMTLTLPPLGAAVLQKAEPTCKQAGVLLHITSLPSNEGNGVLGKEAFAFLDFLHRAGQKVWQILPLTPPLVGDSPYLADSAFAGNPDLISLEDLHDRGWLSDALWQSFRQKIAGKTDWHTIRRAKNKILWQLSHDPHNNMDWAPFAGFCQENRDWLEDYALFKAIGAFFGGRPWTQWPEDVRTHQPHALSWYKRELRGTVDHIKFLQYLFQVQWQALHESARKKGITLLGDLPIYVAHNSADCWAHQELFDLLPSGLPREVAGVPPDYFSKDGQLWGNPLYNWQAMAEDGYGWWQARLERMKTLVDALRIDHFRAFAAYWAVPGSAKTAKEGTWRPGPGEALFRAVRTGLGDFPLVAEDLGSLSPDVFQLRDSLDLPGMKILQFHLKERSDVHLTFDTPARCLAYTGTHDNNTLWGWFTEELPSWQQRQLLQELGLPGDASPETIVWALLALLYSRRAETVITPVQDLLALGSQARMNVPGVATGNWRWQLQEGQLTPALAEKLAALAKTFGR, encoded by the coding sequence ATGACGGTACAGGTTTGGCATGATTCCCACAATCCCTATGACAGGTTTCCTTTCGGAGCTGCCCCTGCGGGCAGCTCTGTTTTCCTGCGTCTGGAAACCGACGGTCAGGACCTGGAGGGCCTGACCGTGACCCTGCGGGTGTGGCAGAACGGGGCAGGGGAGACCATAACCCCCATGGTCCGGGAAGGCAATACCTTTACAGGGGTCCTGGCTTTGCCCCGGACCGGCTGCCTGCTCTGGTACTACTTCATCCTGGAGCAGCAGGGCCGGCGCTGGTACTACGGCAACAACGCCGGTCAGCTGGGAGGCCGGGGCCAGCAGTGGGCAAAGGAGCCTGCCAGCTACCAGATCACGGTCTTTGAAAAAGAGATCCACACCCCGGACTGGTTCAAAGAGGCCATTGTCTACCAGATTTTTCCCGACCGGTTCCGCCGGGGCCGCAACACCACTGCCACCCTGACCGGAAAGACCGGCGCCGTGCTCCACAGCGACTGGAATGACAGACCGGCCTACTGGAAGGATCCGGCCACCGGGGACATTCTGTACTACGACTTCTTCGGGGGCAACCTGGCCGGCATCCGGGAAAAGTTCGACTACCTGAAGAGCCTGGGGGTGACGGCCCTGTACCTGAACCCGGTATTCGAGGCCGTGAGCAACCACCGGTACGACACCGGCGATTATCATAAGATCGACCCGTTCCTGGGCACCAACGAGGAATTCACCCGGTTCTGCAAAGCCGCCGGAGAGGCCGGCCTGCAGGTGATCCTGGACGGGGTATTCAGCCATACCGGGGCCGACAGCCGGTACTTCAACAAATTCGGCCACTACCCGGAAACGGGGGCATACCAGTCCCCACAGTCCCCCTACTATTCCTGGTACCGGTTCAGCCACTACCCGGACGACTACGAAGCCTGGTGGGGGGTGAAGGATCTGCCCAATGTGGATGAGATGAACCCCAGCTACCTGAATTTCATCATCCGGGAGCCCCACAGCGTATTGAAGGAATGGCTGAAAATGGGCATCAGCGGCTGGCGGCTGGATGTGATCGACGAACTGCCGGAACCCTTCCTGCAGCTGTTCTACCGCACCCTGAAAAAGGAAAACCCCGACGCCGTGCTCATCGGGGAAGTGTGGGAAGATGCCTCCAACAAGGTCAGCTACGGGCAGCAGCGCCAGTACCTGTGCGGCCGGGACATGGACAGTGCCATGAACTACGCCCAGCGGGCCCTGCAGCTGGATTACGTACTGGGAAAGCAACCGGCGGAAGCCATGGCGATGGGGCTGCAGAAGCTTTGGGAGAACTATCCCCTGGAGCACACCTATGCCATGCTGAACCTGATCGGGAGCCATGACGTGGAGCGGGTGCTGACCCTGCTCACCGACGGAGGCGCCGCCGGCAGCCGGGACGCAGCAGAGGCCGGCAAGGCCCGTCTGCACCTGCTGCTCACCTGGCAGTTCACCCAGCCCGGGGCTCCCTGCATCTACTATGGGGACGAAGTGGGCGTCACCGGCCGAAAGGACCCGGACAACCGGCGCACCTATCCCTGGGGCCGGGAGGACCGGGAAATCCTGGGCTGGGTGCGGAAGCTGGCTGAACTGCGGCAAAGCCACGCTGCCCTGCGCACCGGCCGTTTCCTGCCGGTATATGCCAGCGGGGATGGGTTTGCCTTTGTGCGCAGCATCGAAGGGGGTCGGGATGTGTTCGGCCACAAAGCAGAGGACGGGGCCTTTCTGGTGGCCCTGAACCGGAACGGCACCCAGTCTGCCACACTGACTATTCATTCCGACGGCCTTCTGGCCGGAACATGGCACTGTGTAGCCGGAGAACTGGAGGCGCCCCTCCGGAATTCCGATGGAGACATGACTCTGACCCTGCCGCCCCTGGGTGCCGCCGTGCTGCAAAAGGCAGAACCGACTTGCAAACAGGCCGGTGTGCTGCTCCACATTACCTCTCTGCCCTCCAATGAAGGGAATGGGGTGCTGGGGAAGGAAGCCTTTGCCTTCCTGGATTTCCTGCACCGGGCCGGCCAGAAAGTGTGGCAGATCCTGCCTCTGACCCCGCCTCTTGTGGGGGATTCACCTTACCTGGCGGATTCTGCCTTTGCGGGCAACCCGGACCTGATTTCCCTGGAAGACCTCCACGACCGGGGCTGGCTGTCCGACGCCCTGTGGCAATCCTTCCGGCAGAAGATCGCCGGAAAGACCGACTGGCATACCATCCGCCGGGCCAAAAATAAAATCCTGTGGCAGCTGAGCCACGATCCCCATAACAACATGGACTGGGCTCCCTTTGCCGGCTTCTGCCAGGAAAACAGAGACTGGCTGGAGGATTATGCCCTGTTCAAAGCCATCGGGGCCTTCTTCGGAGGCCGTCCCTGGACCCAGTGGCCTGAGGACGTGCGGACCCACCAGCCCCATGCCCTCAGCTGGTACAAACGGGAACTGCGGGGCACCGTGGATCACATCAAATTTCTCCAGTACCTGTTCCAGGTCCAGTGGCAGGCCCTCCACGAATCTGCCCGGAAAAAGGGCATCACCCTCCTGGGGGATCTGCCCATCTATGTGGCCCACAACAGTGCGGACTGTTGGGCCCACCAGGAGCTGTTCGACCTGCTGCCCAGCGGCCTGCCCCGGGAAGTGGCCGGGGTGCCGCCCGATTACTTCAGCAAGGATGGCCAGTTGTGGGGGAACCCGTTGTACAACTGGCAGGCCATGGCAGAAGACGGCTACGGCTGGTGGCAGGCCCGGCTGGAACGGATGAAGACCCTGGTGGATGCCCTGCGCATCGACCATTTCCGGGCCTTTGCCGCCTACTGGGCCGTTCCTGGCAGTGCCAAAACGGCCAAAGAAGGCACTTGGCGCCCCGGTCCCGGAGAAGCCCTGTTCCGGGCTGTACGAACCGGTCTGGGAGATTTCCCCCTGGTGGCGGAAGACCTGGGCAGCCTGAGCCCGGACGTGTTCCAGCTGCGGGACAGCTTGGATCTGCCCGGCATGAAGATCCTCCAGTTCCACTTGAAGGAACGGAGCGACGTCCACCTGACCTTCGATACCCCGGCCCGGTGCCTGGCCTATACAGGCACCCATGACAACAATACCCTGTGGGGCTGGTTCACGGAAGAGCTTCCCTCCTGGCAACAGAGACAGCTGCTCCAGGAACTGGGGCTGCCTGGGGATGCCTCCCCGGAAACCATCGTGTGGGCCCTGCTGGCCCTGCTTTACAGCCGCCGGGCGGAAACGGTGATCACCCCGGTGCAGGATCTTCTGGCCCTGGGCAGTCAGGCCCGGATGAATGTACCCGGCGTAGCCACCGGCAACTGGCGCTGGCAGCTGCAGGAAGGCCAGCTGACCCCGGCGCTGGCAGAAAAACTGGCCGCCCTGGCCAAAACCTTCGGGAGGTAA